The Saprospiraceae bacterium genome includes a window with the following:
- a CDS encoding FAD-dependent oxidoreductase, translating into MPAKWFNGEVISIHDVAPDTKQFFLKVPDDEKFDFIPGQFVTMDLPVSDKRLHRWKSYSIANAPDNNNILEFCIVRMPEGAATTYLFNEIKPGNAIKFKGPDGGFVIPQNLDNELVMMCTGTGIAPFRSMIQHIHKKQIPYHKIHLIFGTRYENGILYREEMEKLSRESEAFSYSVALSRESAKGFHHGYIHPIYLNEYEVPNSETQFYICGWTPMIDEAVANLITKLGVNRSQIHYELYG; encoded by the coding sequence ATGCCGGCAAAATGGTTTAATGGCGAAGTTATCAGCATTCATGATGTTGCTCCAGATACAAAACAATTCTTTCTGAAAGTACCGGATGATGAAAAGTTTGATTTTATCCCCGGACAATTTGTGACAATGGATTTGCCGGTGAGTGATAAAAGGCTGCACCGTTGGAAAAGTTATTCTATTGCCAATGCACCTGATAATAATAACATACTGGAATTTTGTATCGTCAGAATGCCGGAAGGTGCAGCTACCACTTATCTTTTTAACGAAATCAAACCTGGAAACGCTATCAAATTCAAAGGACCGGACGGGGGCTTTGTGATCCCTCAAAATTTGGATAATGAACTTGTGATGATGTGCACAGGCACAGGAATCGCACCATTCAGAAGTATGATTCAGCATATTCACAAAAAACAAATTCCTTACCATAAGATACATCTGATATTTGGTACCAGATATGAAAATGGCATTTTATACAGGGAAGAAATGGAAAAACTTTCGAGAGAATCCGAAGCGTTCAGTTATTCAGTGGCACTATCCAGAGAATCTGCAAAAGGTTTTCATCACGGTTATATTCATCCTATATATTTGAATGAATATGAAGTCCCAAATTCTGAAACACAGTTTTACATTTGTGGCTGGACACCCATGATCGATGAAGCCGTAGCCAATCTGATAACTAAACTTGGTGTCAACAGAAGTCAGATTCATTATGAACTATATGGCTAA
- a CDS encoding DinB family protein translates to MPEYYDRYINLIPDINLITALSEYGDNLFNDKFDQLILLDSRTYAPGKWTVKDILQHLIDTERVFLYRALRFARQDDTILSSFDENVFAQNAMAETRGLESLIHEFSVVRQSAICFFESLREDDIRRVGTAAGKNISVLAIGFTIAGHGLHHMNILEERYFPLLNS, encoded by the coding sequence ATTCCCGAATATTACGATCGTTATATCAATCTGATACCAGACATCAATCTGATTACAGCGTTATCTGAATATGGGGACAATTTGTTTAATGATAAATTTGATCAGTTAATCTTATTGGATAGCAGAACTTATGCTCCCGGAAAGTGGACTGTAAAAGATATTCTCCAACATCTGATAGATACGGAAAGAGTATTTTTATATCGGGCACTAAGATTTGCCAGGCAGGATGATACTATACTCTCTTCATTTGACGAAAATGTTTTTGCCCAAAATGCCATGGCTGAAACACGAGGACTAGAAAGCCTGATTCATGAATTTTCAGTAGTACGTCAATCTGCCATCTGTTTTTTTGAAAGCCTCAGAGAAGATGATATCCGAAGGGTAGGCACAGCAGCAGGTAAAAATATTTCAGTTTTGGCGATTGGATTTACCATAGCAGGACATGGGTTACATCATATGAACATCCTGGAAGAAAGATATTTTCCATTACTCAATTCCTGA
- the rlmN gene encoding 23S rRNA (adenine(2503)-C(2))-methyltransferase RlmN → MDTIIKTDIRKQSPEEIKSWVLAHSEPAFRAKQISEWLWQKSAHSFDEMTNLSKTLRQQLQEQFDILPISTDKVQWSNDGTIKTRFKLHDGHMIESVLIPVPDDNRFTVCVSTQVGCSLTCKFCATGQMKRVRNLDASEIYDQYVLVNRQCIEKYGHPLTNVVYMGMGEPLLAYSSTLDSVGLLTSEAGLNISPKRITVSTAGIAKMIRKLADDDVKFNLALSLHAADDVKRNEIMPINEQNNLEALMESLVYFYDKTGNKISYEYIAFQNFNDSIADAKNLVKLCKSFPVKVNIIEYNPIDGSEYVKADDDKINLFARHLRHQEIMVTVRRSRGKDIDAACGQLANKE, encoded by the coding sequence ATGGATACTATCATAAAAACAGATATCAGAAAACAATCTCCGGAAGAAATAAAATCCTGGGTGTTGGCTCATTCAGAACCGGCATTCAGAGCAAAACAAATATCCGAATGGTTGTGGCAGAAGTCTGCACACAGTTTTGATGAAATGACCAATCTTTCCAAAACTTTAAGACAACAACTCCAGGAACAGTTTGATATACTTCCTATCAGTACAGACAAAGTACAGTGGAGTAATGATGGCACAATCAAAACCAGATTTAAACTGCATGATGGACATATGATTGAATCCGTATTGATACCGGTACCGGATGACAATCGGTTTACAGTATGCGTATCCACACAAGTGGGATGTAGTCTGACGTGTAAATTCTGTGCTACCGGACAAATGAAAAGAGTCAGAAATCTGGACGCATCAGAAATATACGATCAGTATGTACTCGTCAATCGTCAATGCATTGAGAAATACGGTCACCCATTGACTAACGTGGTTTATATGGGAATGGGAGAGCCTCTTTTAGCATACAGCAGCACTTTGGACAGTGTCGGGTTGCTGACGTCGGAAGCCGGGTTGAACATATCTCCCAAAAGAATTACCGTAAGTACCGCAGGGATTGCAAAAATGATCAGAAAGCTGGCAGATGATGATGTGAAATTTAATCTTGCTCTGTCACTGCATGCTGCGGACGATGTGAAAAGAAATGAAATTATGCCCATCAATGAACAGAATAATCTGGAAGCATTGATGGAATCATTGGTGTATTTTTACGATAAGACCGGTAATAAAATCAGTTATGAATATATAGCTTTCCAAAATTTTAATGACAGTATCGCTGACGCAAAAAACCTGGTAAAATTATGTAAGTCTTTTCCTGTCAAAGTCAATATCATTGAATACAACCCAATAGATGGTTCTGAATATGTTAAAGCGGATGATGATAAAATTAATCTGTTTGCAAGGCATCTGCGTCATCAGGAAATAATGGTTACTGTCAGAAGAAGCAGAGGTAAAGATATCGATGCGGCATGTGGCCAGTTGGCAAATAAAGAATAG
- a CDS encoding glycosyltransferase yields the protein MSGLSALAQQIIFNGIKPEDIVVVAPLNWGLGHAARCVPIITFLKSYCQQIYIASDGEALELLKKEFPDLDFIKLPSYNIRYKYNSMFLNMLIQSPAIARTYLREKKAARKIVSHTGASVIISDNRFGFRCDGIRNYYITHQINILHPVPLFSMISTKLHHWIIEKYHECWIPDYIGEKSISGLLSQNKNLMNTHYLGPITRIKILDIAKKGDLAVLLTGPEPQRSNLESLLLPYLEQLKQFQIVLIRGAAKNKITKTSSHIRVLELVGTTEMEEILNSCQLLISRSGYTTLMDIEKLKIKAVFIPTPGQPEQEYLAENASVQDRYVMVKQDNLSTLIAQINSLISI from the coding sequence ATGTCCGGGCTTTCGGCACTTGCACAGCAGATTATCTTTAATGGAATAAAACCGGAAGATATTGTCGTGGTGGCTCCTTTAAACTGGGGTTTGGGCCATGCGGCAAGATGTGTACCCATTATCACTTTTCTTAAAAGTTATTGTCAGCAGATTTATATCGCTTCAGACGGAGAAGCACTGGAATTATTGAAAAAGGAATTTCCGGATTTAGATTTCATAAAATTGCCTTCTTACAATATTCGATATAAGTACAACAGTATGTTTCTCAATATGCTGATACAAAGTCCGGCGATTGCCAGGACATACTTGCGTGAAAAAAAAGCAGCAAGGAAGATAGTTAGTCATACTGGTGCGTCGGTCATTATTTCAGATAACAGATTCGGTTTCAGATGTGATGGTATCAGAAATTATTATATCACACATCAGATCAATATTTTACATCCTGTTCCACTATTTTCAATGATATCCACTAAATTACATCATTGGATCATAGAAAAGTATCATGAATGCTGGATACCGGACTACATTGGTGAAAAATCCATCAGTGGACTGCTTTCACAAAATAAAAACTTGATGAATACCCACTATTTAGGTCCGATAACCAGAATTAAAATTTTGGATATTGCAAAAAAAGGAGACTTAGCTGTGTTATTAACCGGACCTGAACCTCAACGCAGTAATCTGGAATCACTCCTTCTACCCTATCTGGAACAATTAAAACAATTCCAAATCGTCTTGATCCGTGGTGCTGCCAAAAATAAAATAACCAAAACATCTTCACATATCCGGGTTTTGGAATTAGTCGGAACGACAGAAATGGAAGAAATCCTGAATAGCTGCCAGTTGTTGATTTCAAGATCAGGATATACAACCTTAATGGATATTGAAAAATTGAAAATAAAGGCTGTTTTTATTCCTACACCCGGCCAGCCTGAACAGGAATATCTTGCCGAAAATGCAAGTGTTCAGGACAGATATGTGATGGTAAAACAGGATAATCTCAGTACGCTGATAGCCCAAATAAATTCATTAATCAGTATCTGA
- a CDS encoding Rne/Rng family ribonuclease yields the protein MDKELIINSTVSDVEIALIENGKLVELHRQKSNSSSTVGDIFLGSIKKLMPGLNASFMDIGHRKDAFLHYTDLGPQINSLIKYTNQVMKGQYNSPLLESFELEPDNPKTGKVDQVFDKNTHVLVQVLKEPISTKGPRLSCELTLPGRYVVLTPFADMVAVSKKISENEERKRLKVLVESIKPKNFGVIVRTAAEGKKVADLHNDIRELEEKWKTIFHQLKKTKTPDKVLSEIDKTSSMLRDILNDNFNKIIIDDRALYQSIKEYLQGIAPDKVKILQLYKGSRPIFDNFDVTRQIKASFGKTSTMSSGAYVVIEHTEAMHVVDVNSGPKMQRKDQEDAAMSVNLEAAEEIARQLRLRDIGGLIIVDFIDMRTSENKISLYNKMKDFMANDRAQHTVLPLSKFGLMQITRQRTRPEVNIDTREVCSTCQGTGMANPSILVIDNIKRDIDYILSSRPKSKLKLHVNQFVYTYLKRGWPSIQMQWALQYKKWITLQPDNNFHLFEYKFYDEVDDEIRLV from the coding sequence GTGGATAAAGAATTAATTATCAATTCGACTGTCTCGGATGTAGAGATAGCACTTATTGAAAACGGCAAATTAGTAGAATTGCACCGACAGAAGTCCAACAGCAGTTCTACAGTAGGCGATATTTTTCTGGGTAGTATCAAAAAACTAATGCCCGGACTCAACGCCAGTTTTATGGATATCGGACATCGAAAAGATGCATTTTTGCACTATACCGATCTCGGACCACAGATCAACTCTCTGATTAAATACACTAATCAGGTCATGAAAGGTCAATACAACAGTCCGTTACTGGAAAGTTTTGAACTCGAACCGGATAATCCCAAAACAGGAAAAGTAGATCAGGTATTTGACAAAAACACCCATGTTTTGGTTCAGGTATTAAAAGAACCTATTTCTACAAAAGGTCCAAGGCTGAGTTGTGAATTGACGCTTCCCGGCCGGTATGTAGTATTGACGCCTTTTGCGGATATGGTAGCTGTCTCCAAAAAGATATCAGAGAATGAAGAACGAAAAAGACTGAAAGTTCTGGTAGAAAGCATTAAACCTAAAAATTTTGGCGTAATCGTCAGAACTGCTGCTGAAGGCAAAAAAGTAGCTGACCTGCACAACGACATCCGTGAACTGGAAGAAAAATGGAAAACAATCTTCCATCAGCTTAAAAAAACAAAAACACCGGATAAAGTACTCAGTGAGATAGATAAGACTTCCAGCATGTTGCGGGATATTCTGAATGATAATTTCAATAAAATAATCATTGATGACCGTGCCTTGTATCAGAGTATTAAAGAATATCTGCAAGGGATAGCGCCGGACAAAGTCAAAATTTTGCAACTTTATAAAGGAAGCAGACCTATTTTTGATAATTTTGATGTCACGAGGCAAATAAAAGCTTCATTCGGAAAAACATCAACTATGTCCAGTGGAGCTTATGTAGTTATAGAACACACGGAAGCCATGCACGTAGTAGATGTCAACAGCGGGCCTAAAATGCAGCGAAAAGATCAGGAAGATGCGGCCATGTCTGTCAATCTGGAAGCAGCAGAAGAAATTGCAAGGCAACTAAGACTCAGAGATATCGGTGGTTTGATCATCGTTGATTTTATTGATATGCGTACCAGCGAAAATAAAATCAGTCTGTACAATAAGATGAAAGACTTTATGGCTAATGACCGGGCACAACATACCGTCCTGCCATTGAGTAAATTTGGTCTGATGCAGATAACGAGACAAAGGACCAGACCTGAAGTGAATATTGACACCCGTGAAGTATGTTCGACATGCCAGGGAACCGGTATGGCAAATCCGTCCATTTTGGTCATTGATAATATAAAAAGAGACATAGATTATATATTGAGCTCCAGACCAAAATCAAAGCTCAAGTTGCATGTAAATCAATTTGTTTATACTTACCTCAAAAGGGGATGGCCAAGTATTCAGATGCAATGGGCTTTACAATATAAAAAATGGATCACTTTACAACCGGATAATAATTTCCATCTGTTTGAATACAAGTTTTATGATGAAGTAGATGATGAAATTCGTCTGGTGTAG
- a CDS encoding integration host factor subunit beta: protein MRKADLVNTITEKTGVPKVDVLVTLEMFFKEVKNSLSSGENVYVRGFGSFVIKKRAKKIGRHIKKNKSIEIPEHFIPSFKPAKVFVDQVKANVDSLPEDDGEDD, encoded by the coding sequence ATGAGGAAGGCAGATTTAGTCAATACAATAACTGAAAAAACAGGAGTTCCAAAAGTAGATGTACTCGTGACCCTGGAAATGTTTTTTAAAGAGGTAAAAAATTCGCTTTCCTCCGGAGAGAATGTATATGTACGTGGTTTTGGATCATTTGTCATTAAAAAGAGAGCTAAGAAAATTGGCCGACATATTAAAAAGAACAAGTCAATCGAAATACCTGAGCATTTTATACCATCCTTTAAGCCTGCGAAAGTATTCGTAGATCAGGTTAAAGCCAATGTAGATTCACTACCGGAAGACGATGGAGAAGATGATTAA
- a CDS encoding YicC family protein: MTGFGHGKREFNGKVIRVEIKSLNARTTEIRCKLPNNYRDKEMDIRKQVVDFLQRGKLDVTISTDDSGGEDSSILNKALFRKYYKELSELKDELGIENGDILQSILRIPNVMGTNEENLDDEEWAVVEQAISDGLESIQKFRAAEGEVLKQDLIERVKGIEFHLKRVEAVEGDRMTRIKERLRKNMEEFVQNQSVDQGRFEQEMLYYIEKLDINEEKVRLGQHCIYFLEELNNKDEQKGRKLSFISQEIGREINTIGAKAQDSEIQQCVVMMKDELEKLKEQLANIL; the protein is encoded by the coding sequence ATGACAGGCTTTGGACATGGCAAAAGGGAATTCAACGGGAAAGTAATCCGTGTTGAAATTAAGTCACTGAACGCTCGTACAACAGAAATTCGGTGTAAACTACCCAATAACTACCGGGATAAAGAAATGGATATACGCAAGCAGGTAGTGGACTTTCTGCAAAGAGGTAAACTGGATGTTACTATTTCTACGGATGACTCCGGAGGAGAGGATTCTTCTATATTAAACAAAGCGTTGTTCAGGAAATATTATAAAGAGCTATCAGAACTGAAGGATGAGTTAGGTATTGAGAATGGCGATATTCTGCAATCCATCCTGCGAATCCCTAATGTTATGGGGACGAATGAAGAAAATCTGGATGATGAAGAATGGGCTGTCGTGGAACAGGCTATCAGTGACGGTCTGGAATCTATACAGAAATTCAGAGCAGCAGAAGGGGAGGTGTTGAAGCAGGATTTAATAGAAAGAGTCAAAGGCATTGAGTTTCATTTGAAAAGGGTCGAAGCTGTCGAAGGAGACAGAATGACCAGAATTAAAGAAAGACTACGGAAAAATATGGAAGAATTTGTTCAGAATCAATCCGTTGATCAGGGTAGATTTGAGCAGGAAATGTTGTACTACATTGAAAAATTAGATATCAATGAAGAAAAAGTCCGGTTGGGACAGCATTGTATTTACTTTTTAGAAGAACTTAACAACAAAGACGAGCAAAAGGGCAGGAAACTATCATTTATTTCTCAGGAAATAGGCAGAGAAATAAATACCATTGGAGCCAAAGCGCAGGATTCAGAAATTCAGCAATGTGTGGTAATGATGAAAGATGAACTTGAAAAGTTGAAAGAACAATTGGCTAATATTCTATAA
- the gmk gene encoding guanylate kinase has product MKSGKMFIFTAPSGAGKTTIVRHLLQKYPFLDFSVSATTRMKRKNENEGKDYSYISVDVFKKKISGGEFVEWEEVYENQFYGTLKSEIERVWEQGKHLVFDIDVKGAQNIKKIYGDRCMSVFIKPPSVEVLIDRLTQRNTETEESLAKRIAKIRREMIYENTFDIVLVNDEMKIAFKEAEHIVETFIFGIDNPHDR; this is encoded by the coding sequence GTGAAAAGTGGAAAGATGTTTATTTTTACAGCACCATCGGGAGCCGGAAAAACAACGATTGTAAGACATTTGTTACAAAAATACCCTTTTTTAGACTTTTCTGTTTCGGCCACAACCAGAATGAAGCGGAAAAATGAAAATGAAGGTAAAGATTACAGTTACATATCCGTCGATGTTTTCAAAAAGAAAATATCCGGCGGGGAATTTGTAGAGTGGGAAGAAGTGTATGAAAATCAGTTTTACGGTACTTTAAAATCAGAAATTGAAAGAGTTTGGGAGCAGGGTAAACATCTGGTTTTTGATATTGATGTGAAAGGTGCTCAGAATATAAAAAAAATATACGGTGACAGATGCATGTCTGTATTTATAAAACCACCCTCTGTAGAAGTACTGATTGACAGACTGACTCAAAGGAACACTGAAACAGAAGAGAGCCTTGCAAAACGTATTGCAAAAATAAGAAGGGAAATGATTTATGAGAACACTTTTGACATTGTTCTTGTTAATGACGAAATGAAAATAGCTTTTAAAGAAGCTGAGCACATTGTAGAAACATTTATTTTTGGAATCGATAACCCTCATGACAGATAA
- the apaG gene encoding Co2+/Mg2+ efflux protein ApaG — translation MESITLMTDKNKIYSSISNDISISVLPKYAAAESNPAIGKFIYSYEITIENLSNATVKLLSRHWHIADSIQIKREVKGDGVVGQQPVLKPGQKFYYMSWCPLDSPIGKMYGTFTFKNLDDFSEFLVEIPEFILVSDFKLN, via the coding sequence TTGGAATCGATAACCCTCATGACAGATAAAAACAAAATATATAGCAGCATATCCAATGATATCAGTATCAGCGTTTTGCCCAAATATGCAGCTGCAGAATCCAATCCTGCTATCGGAAAATTTATTTACAGTTACGAAATTACAATAGAGAACCTTAGCAATGCCACTGTAAAACTGCTTTCAAGACATTGGCATATAGCTGATTCTATTCAAATAAAACGTGAAGTCAAAGGGGATGGTGTCGTCGGACAACAACCTGTACTGAAGCCCGGTCAAAAGTTTTATTACATGTCCTGGTGTCCGTTAGATAGCCCAATCGGTAAAATGTATGGCACATTCACATTCAAAAATCTCGATGATTTTTCAGAATTTTTGGTTGAGATTCCAGAGTTTATTTTAGTATCTGACTTTAAGTTGAACTAA